The following proteins come from a genomic window of Halorubrum lacusprofundi ATCC 49239:
- a CDS encoding DEAD/DEAH box helicase family protein, giving the protein MQVEFDDGTLLLRNAPDDVPYGEWDDRVDEYRTRAYRYRALLEWAGKWTDGNEQATLQEGFAHTLEDTARAYPDLDLTQALHIEPRDYQQAALDAWIDHDRRGSVVLPTGSGKTFLGLQAIADAGVSTLVVTPTIDLMNQWHATLTNAFGDQLTEPVGVLGGGSHDVTAITVTTYDSAYRYVNEYGDQFGLLVVDEEHHLPAPTYRQIPEMIIAPYRLGLTATYERPDGKHELLEDLLGPVVYRKDVDELAGEYLSEYETIHMSVDLTADEREEYDEEYQIYRDYVDSHEFDLWKEDGYAEFLKRTSYDPQGRRALIAKQRAERIARTAEKKLDTLDNLLKRHHDDRTIIFTANNDFAYDISREFIVPCITHQTKTDERTEILDRFRSGEYSMLVTSQVLDEGIDVPAANVGIILSGSASKRQYAQRLGRILRPTDDRQPARLYEIITEDTMETYVSQRRREGVSA; this is encoded by the coding sequence ATGCAAGTCGAATTCGACGACGGGACGCTCCTGCTCCGTAATGCTCCTGACGATGTTCCCTATGGGGAGTGGGACGACCGCGTCGACGAGTACCGAACGCGAGCATATCGATATCGAGCCCTGCTCGAGTGGGCCGGTAAGTGGACGGACGGAAACGAGCAGGCAACGTTGCAAGAAGGCTTCGCTCACACTCTCGAAGACACCGCGCGGGCCTACCCCGATCTCGATCTCACGCAAGCGCTCCACATCGAACCGCGTGACTACCAGCAAGCGGCGCTCGACGCCTGGATCGACCACGATCGGCGAGGGAGTGTCGTACTCCCCACGGGCAGCGGGAAGACGTTCCTCGGGCTGCAGGCCATCGCCGACGCTGGCGTCAGTACTCTCGTCGTGACGCCGACGATTGACCTCATGAACCAGTGGCACGCCACGCTCACCAACGCCTTCGGCGACCAACTCACGGAACCGGTCGGCGTCCTCGGCGGCGGCAGCCACGACGTCACCGCGATCACCGTCACCACCTACGACAGCGCCTACCGCTACGTCAACGAGTACGGCGATCAGTTCGGCTTGCTCGTCGTCGACGAGGAACACCACCTGCCAGCCCCGACCTACCGGCAGATCCCCGAGATGATTATCGCCCCGTATCGCCTCGGGCTGACCGCCACCTACGAGCGGCCCGATGGTAAGCACGAACTTCTTGAGGACCTCCTCGGCCCGGTCGTCTACCGGAAGGACGTCGACGAACTCGCCGGCGAATACCTCAGCGAGTACGAAACGATCCACATGTCGGTCGACCTCACGGCTGACGAACGTGAGGAGTACGACGAGGAGTACCAGATCTATCGCGACTACGTCGACAGCCACGAGTTTGACCTCTGGAAAGAGGACGGCTACGCAGAGTTCCTCAAACGCACGTCCTACGACCCGCAAGGGCGGCGGGCGCTCATCGCCAAGCAACGTGCCGAGCGAATCGCCCGAACCGCCGAAAAGAAACTCGACACGCTCGACAACCTATTGAAACGTCATCACGATGATCGAACAATTATTTTCACCGCCAACAACGACTTCGCCTACGACATCTCCCGGGAGTTCATCGTCCCCTGTATCACTCACCAGACCAAGACTGACGAACGCACCGAAATCCTCGACCGCTTCCGGAGCGGGGAGTACTCGATGCTCGTCACGTCACAGGTGCTCGACGAGGGCATCGACGTCCCGGCGGCAAACGTCGGGATCATCCTCTCGGGGAGCGCCTCGAAACGCCAGTACGCGCAACGGCTTGGCCGCATCCTGCGACCCACGGACGACCGCCAGCCCGCGCGGCTCTACGAGATCATCACCGAGGATACGATGGAGACGTACGTCTCCCAACGCCGCCGTGAGGGGGTGAGTGCGTAG
- a CDS encoding calcium-binding protein encodes MTRAEKDEEREERIEMRIIVDTYSPEEQAWGWCEYLDDTMDFPFEARCVTEQEESPLEEGETVRVVGMSPTDPTLSQMFVTIEWMDRTLGVPLEQLEPIEASSKTDQAIADWQYWLDR; translated from the coding sequence ATGACGCGGGCCGAGAAGGACGAGGAGCGAGAAGAGCGCATCGAGATGCGGATCATCGTCGATACCTACAGCCCTGAAGAGCAAGCGTGGGGATGGTGCGAGTATCTGGACGACACGATGGACTTCCCGTTCGAAGCACGCTGTGTCACCGAGCAAGAGGAGTCACCGCTGGAGGAAGGCGAAACAGTACGCGTAGTGGGGATGTCTCCGACAGATCCGACTCTCAGCCAAATGTTCGTGACGATAGAGTGGATGGACAGAACACTTGGCGTGCCACTGGAGCAACTGGAGCCGATCGAAGCCAGTAGTAAGACGGACCAAGCGATCGCAGACTGGCAGTACTGGCTCGATCGCTGA